One window from the genome of Yarrowia lipolytica chromosome 1B, complete sequence encodes:
- a CDS encoding uncharacterized protein (Compare to YALI0B12034g, no similarity) has product METSLLSDTEQEERGKPQLLPEEEDLLAFLRMGGAAGNTINSVMPHRSIEEWSAWVDHRGNSRRSQKLPSRLRDLDRVGEFIDSKIAVISKAYPKWYPDAPMEKPATPVEINQFPILTGMDFDIIRWYSLLPGKRTSTRELDYAIDDVMAQLCDNYPHMSMPYLEKFAKNRFDPQFYMKAREAAAFFEEYERLYDDWLAKAFPEYYASGVMSLYKFVEKRVVDAETWKVIENIINKGENGKQVMYKLLDYLPAKLVHEAFYRSSGLSQPALKFMKTYGDVSVPISGIWTETHDLNLIDNDLTVIGKLHGPTNIAVRKRFLASKVPHVKKRSDLSEEPLTVEVTDNLSLSGLVDCPSPQTLRRVMKQGSLDPEAVAQSKKLLETLPDSEFADTADFIESVYED; this is encoded by the coding sequence ATGGAGACGTCTCTACTGTCCGATaccgagcaggaggagcgCGGCAAGCCACAGCTATTGcccgaagaggaggacCTTCTCGCGTTTCTCCGCATGGGAGGCGCAGCAGGTAATACAATCAACAGTGTCATGCCTCATCGCAGCATTGAAGAGTGGTCTGCTTGGGTAGACCACAGAGGTAACAGCAGAAGGTCACAAAAGCTTCCCAGTCGCTTGAGAGATTTAGATCGAGTTGGAGAATTCATTGATTCCAAAATTGCCGTCATTTCAAAGGCGTATCCCAAATGGTACCCTGATGCTCCGATGGAAAAGCCGGCCACTCCAGTCGAAATCAACCAGTTTCCGATTCTGACAGGTATGGATTTCGACATTATTAGATGGTACTCGCTCCTTCCAGGTAAGAGAACCAGCACCAGGGAACTCGATTATGCCATTGATGACGTCATGGCCCAACTGTGTGACAATTACCCTCACATGTCGATGCCGTATCTGGAGAAGTTTGCCAAAAACAGATTTGATCCGCAGTTCTATATGAAAGCaagagaagctgctgcatTTTTTGAGGAGTACGAGAGGCTGTACGATGACTGGCTCGCTAAGGCGTTCCCGGAATACTACGCTTCGGGTGTAATGAGCCTGTACAAATTTGTGGAGAAGCGGGTGGTGGACGCGGAAACGTGGAAGGTTATCGAaaacatcatcaacaagggGGAAAACGGAAAACAGGTCATGTACAAGCTGCTTGATTACCTTCCTGCTAAACTAGTCCACGAAGCATTCTACAGGTCTTCGGGACTTTCTCAACCAGCCCTGAAGTTCATGAAAACCTACGGAGACGTGAGTGTCCCAATTTCGGGTATTTGGACGGAAACCCACGACCTTAATCTCATTGACAACGACCTCACTGTCATTGGTAAGTTGCATGGACCCACCAACATTGCTGTTCGGAAGCGATTCCTAGCATCCAAGGTCCCACACGTCAAAAAGAGAAGCGACCTCAGTGAAGAGCCGCTTACGGTTGAGGTAACTGATAACCTCAGCTTGTCAGGGCTGGTGGATTGTCCCAGTCCACAGACTTTACGGCGTGTCATGAAACAAGGAAGCCTGGATCCAGAGGCTGTAGCCCAGAGTAAGAAGCTACTTGAGACCCTTCCAGACTCAGAGTTTGCCGATACCGCCGACTTCATTGAGTCAGTGTACGAAGATTGA
- a CDS encoding uncharacterized protein (Compare to YALI0B12056g, similar to uniprot|O59785 Schizosaccharomyces pombe Hypothetical protein) yields MSKDNITVREEPQSEIFVEDESAIHKHGSDSVFDVLGGIQPEEHSVKSVPDSPAPPSYLGQTDDENNDYLGQNVREVDSVLSPSGTRPTVQEEEEEGTTDTESGEKKKRHHLFDFLWEKHFWIIFIHGQILALCLVATNTFSSKLANGGVSVPAFQSFVNYCLLNVVFTPYTIYRYGWNKWFKLLIRDGWRFFILAFADVQGNYFIVKAFAYTNLLSAQLLNCWAVVMVCILSFFFLKVRYRWAQLVGIFVCIAGLVLVVVSDVLTDKDYKAKDMVKGDIFVIIGASCYGISNTFEEFLVSERPLYEVVGQLGFWAMFINGVQCAIFDRKDMRDAQWSGEMGGWFAGFTLVMFVIYTTAPILFRMSSAAFYNIGILTNNFWGLLIGIKVFGYTVFWLYPVGFVFIIIGQVVYFMLPGTVQNEHNKPWLGENQERGIAGVGTAKKTTVEVDSTLSSSSDESEHVQQETVDIPQKV; encoded by the coding sequence ATGTCTAAGGACAACATCACCGTTAGAGAGGAGCCGCAGTCCGAGATCTTTGTTGAGGACGAGTCTGCGATCCATAAGCATGGAAGCGACTCCGTTTTCGATGTTTTGGGCGGTATTCAGCCCGAAGAGCACTCTGTGAAGTCGGTTCCTGATTCCCCGGCTCCCCCTTCCTACCTGGGCCAGActgacgacgagaacaACGACTACCTCGGCCAGAACGTCCGAGAGGTCGACTCTGTGCTCTCTCCGTCCGGAACGCGACCCACCGTccaggaggaagaagaggagggtACCACCGACACAGAAtctggagagaagaagaaacgacACCACTTGTTTGATTTCCTGTGGGAAAAACACTTCTGGATCATTTTCATTCACGGCCAGATTCTTGCTCTGTGTCTTGTCGCCACAAACACCTTCTCTTCCAAGCTGGCTAACGGTGGAGTGTCTGTTCCTGCCTTTCAGTCGTTTGTCAACTACTGCCTGCTGAACGTGGTGTTCACTCCCTACACCATCTACAGATACGGCTGGAACAAGTGGTTCAAACTACTGATTCGAGACGGTTGGAGATTCTTCATCTTGGCCTTTGCCGACGTCCAGGGTAACTACTTTATCGTCAAGGCTTTTGCATACACAAACCTGCTGTCTGCTCAGCTGCTCAACTGTTGGGCCGTCGTCATGGTCTGCATtctgtccttcttttttctcaaGGTCAGATACCGATGGGCCCAGCTTGTGGGTATCTTTGTGTGTATTGCTGGTctggttcttgtcgtcgtttCTGATGTGCTAACGGATAAGGActacaaggccaaggataTGGTCAAGGGTGATATCTTTGTCATTATTGGTGCCTCTTGCTACGGTATCTCCAACACTTTTGAGGAGTTCCTTGTGTCAGAGCGACCTCTCTACGAAGTTGTCGGACAATTGGGATTCTGGGCCATGTTCATCAACGGTGTCCAATGTGCTATTTTCGACAGAAAGGATATGCGTGATGCACAGTGGTCCGGAGAAATGGGAGGCTGGTTTGCAGGTTTCACCCTGGTCATGTTTGTTATCTACACCACCGCCCCTATTTTGTTCCGAATGTCCTCCGCTGCCTTCTACAACATTGGTATCCTTACCAACAACTTCTGGGGTCTGCTGATCGGTATCAAGGTCTTTGGATACACCGTTTTCTGGTTGTACCCTGTTGGATtcgtcttcatcatcattgGCCAGGTTGTCTACTTCATGCTGCCTGGTACTGTTCAGAATGAACACAACAAGCCGTGGCTTGGTGAGAACCAGGAACGAGGTATTGCTGGAGTCGGAActgccaagaagaccacTGTTGAGGTGGACTCTaccttgagcagcagcagcgatgAATCTGAACATGTTCAACAGGAGACTGTTGATATTCCCCAAAAAGTGTAA
- a CDS encoding uncharacterized protein (Compare to YALI0B12078g, similar to Saccharomyces cerevisiae MTD1 (YKR080W); ancestral locus Anc_5.673, similar to uniprot|Q02046 Saccharomyces cerevisiae YKR080W Methylenetetrahydrofolate dehydrogenase [NAD+] (EC 1.5.1.15)), which yields MSLPCKTILASTIAKPFTEEVENGVSQLGRKPRLVGFLANNDPAAKMYADWTGKTSESLGFEYDLRVLDKEDLEEAIVTANNDDEVDGMMVYFPVFGPGQDSYIQQLMSPDKDVEGLSHIFIKNLYHNVRFLDAPEDRQKSILPCTPLAIVKILEHLGVYNAVLPYGNRLYGKTVTVVNRSEIVGRPLAALLANDGAIVYSCDITGIQKFTRGEGLSLKRHNVEDVKDMDIQKCAAVSDVIITGVPSASYKFPTEWVRYGAVCINFSSEKNFDPSVKERAALYVPSIGKVTISMLLRNLLRLINNKVIRQEEIKEKEAKKAKVEE from the coding sequence ATGTCCCTTCCTTGCAAGACTATTCTGGCGTCGACCATCGCTAAGCCCTtcaccgaggaggtggaaaacGGAGTGTCTCAGCTGGGCCGAAAGCCCAGGCTGGTAGGATTTCTGGCCAACAATGATCCCGCCGCCAAGATGTACGCAGATTGGACCGGCAAGACATCCGAGAGCCTGGGCTTTGAGTACGACTTGCGGGtgctggacaaggaggatctggaggaggccattgTGACTGCCAACAATGACGATGAGGTCGACGGTATGATGGTGTACTTTCCCGTATTTGGACCCGGCCAGGATTCGTACATTCAGCAGCTCATGTCGCCCGACAAGGATGTGGAGGGTCTGTCCCACATCTTCATCAAGAACCTGTACCACAATGTGCGGTTTTTGGATGCTCCTGAGGACCGGCAGAAGTCCATTCTGCCATGTACTCCTCTGGCAATTGTCAAGATTCTCGAGCACCTGGGTGTCTACAACGCTGTTCTTCCCTACGGAAACAGGCTGTACGGCAAGACTGTGACGGTCGTCAACCGATCCGAGATTGTCGGCCGACCTTTGGCTGCTCTGCTGGCCAACGATGGAGCCATTGTCTACTCGTGCGACATCACCGGCATCCAGAAATTCACTCGAGGCGAGGGTCTGTCTCTCAAGCGACACAACGTCGAGGACGTCAAGGATATGGATATTCAAAAGTGTGCTGCTGTCTCTgacgtcatcatcaccgGAGTTCCTTCCGCCAGCTACAAGTTCCCCACCGAGTGGGTTCGATACGGAGCCGTGTGCATCAACTTCTCCTCAGAGAAGAACTTTGACCCCTCCGTCAAGGAGCGGGCTGCCCTCTACGTGCCCTCTATTGGCAAGGTgaccatctccatgttGCTGCGAAACCTGCTGCGTCTGATCAACAACAAGGTCATCCGACAAGAGGaaatcaaggagaaggaggccaagaaggccaaggttGAAGAATAG
- a CDS encoding uncharacterized protein (Compare to YALI0B12100g, similar to uniprot|Q9HEH2 Neurospora crassa Related to GTPase activating protein, similar to Saccharomyces cerevisiae GYP1 (YOR070C); ancestral locus Anc_5.672) has translation MFQYALSLDMVRLTSSLCPHVLTQEMVQLDGSEYMFGEHGGRGTTAPTFFKRLTSYGSKTHKHDDVKVVGASYSHADNMKKNKKKSSKDKEEDPSRRSGSYTDLDDDWDANVDNGLRNTQAVKCVENKVEGSERPDLIKRSSKDVYPSIRQISASNIKSQVFGILHDPSNSLNAVRGESDLSVNSTLSKSAPTDSIKLGKFKTVLAAPNVDIGELKKLAWSGIPLELRPLSWQLLLGYLPTNSDRRVDTLARKRQEYKDGVEHVFHKVALDQAMWHQIEIDVPRTNPHLKLYGFPATQRSLERILYLWAVRHPASGYVQGINDLVTPFFQTFLSAYIDEDVESCDPAQLPREVMDVVEADSFWCLSKLLEGIQDNYVHAQPGIQRQVAGLRDLTSRIDAKLAKHLESEQVEFMQFSFRWMNCLLMRELSVKNTIRMWDTYMAEGPNGFSEFHVYVCATFLVRWSAKLIHMEFQDIMIFLQSLPTKDWGEGEIELLLSEAFMWQSLFKNASAHLR, from the coding sequence ATGTTTCAATACGCCCTTTCACTAGACATGGTGCGACTCACAAGCTCGCTATGCCCGCATGTACTAACTCAGGAAATGGTCCAACTGGACGGCTCGGAATACATGTTTGGAGAACACGGTGGCCGAGGAACCACAGCACCCACTTTTTTCAAACGCCTCACCAGCTACGGATCCAagacacacaaacatgACGACGTCAAGGTCGTAGGAGCATCTTACTCACACGCTGAcaacatgaagaagaacaaaaagaagTCCAGCAAAGACAAGGAAGAAGATCCCTCCCGACGAAGCGGTTCATACACCGACCTGGATGACGACTGGGACGCCAACGTCGACAACGGATTACGCAACACCCAGGCTGTCAAATGTGTGGAAAATAAGGTCGAGGGATCTGAACGTCCCGACCTGATAAAACGATCCAGCAAAGACGTGTACCCTTCGATTCGACAGATTTCCGCCAGCAATATCAAGTCGCAGGTGTTTGGCATTCTCCACGACCCCTCTAACTCACTCAATGCCGTTCGGGGAGAATCAGACCTCTCTGTCAACTCCACACTGAGCAAGAGCGCCCCTACAGACTCCATCAAGCTGGGCAAGTTCAAAACTGTGCTTGCTGCTCCCAATGTGGATATTGGTGAGCTTAAAAAACTGGCGTGGAGTGGAATTCCCCTCGAACTCAGACCGTTGTCGTGgcaactgctgctgggaTACCTGCCCACAAACTCCGATCGACGAGTCGATACCCTTGCCCGAAAACGACAGGAATACAAGGACGGAGTTGAGCATGTTTTCCACAAAGTCGCTCTTGATCAGGCCATGTGGCATCAGATTGAGATTGATGTGCCACGTACAAACCCCCACCTGAAGCTGTACGGCTTCCCTGCAACACAGAGATCGCTCGAACGTATCCTGTATCTTTGGGCTGTTCGTCACCCTGCCAGTGGTTATGTCCAGGGTATCAACGATCTGGTAACGCCTTTCTTCCAAACATTCTTGTCTGCATATATCGATGAAGATGTCGAGTCGTGTGATCCGGCCCAGTTGCCACGAGAAGTCATGGATGTCGTTGAAGCAGACTCATTCTGGTGTCTCTCCAAGCTGCTAGAAGGTATCCAAGACAACTACGTACATGCGCAACCCGGTATCCAACGGCAGGTGGCTGGTTTGCGAGACCTGACGTCTCGAATCGACGCCAAGCTCGCTAAACATCTTGAATCTGAGCAGGTGGAGTTCATGCAGTTCTCCTTCCGGTGGATGAACTGTCTGCTGATGCGAGAGCTGTCTGTCAAAAACACAATCCGAATGTGGGACACATACATGGCTGAGGGCCCCAACGGTTTCTCAGAGTTTCACGTTTACGTATGTGCAACATTTCTGGTGAGATGGTCGGCTAAGCTGATTCACATGGAGTTCCAGGACATTATGATCTTCCTTCAGAGCTTACCTACCAAGGACTGGGGTGAGGGAGAAATCGAGCTACTATTGAGTGAAGCCTTCATGTGGCAGAGTCTGTTCAAAAACGCCTCAGCACACTTGAGATAG
- a CDS encoding uncharacterized protein (Compare to YALI0B12122g, weakly similar to uniprot|Q9UTS6 Schizosaccharomyces pombe Cytoplasmic dynein light chain (TCTEX-1 protein homolog), similar to Saccharomyces cerevisiae YER071C; ancestral locus Anc_7.259) has product MSKTNNHEQLHGNMPLPQSKLTEIIDSAASSVVATEGYSHNDTSKWNSQIIAKILDALKDESKGYKFLVHSTLVEVTDHRPGIKSSTGGFWNTEKDGVWNYKWSNDKVDVLVSIAWIHSSV; this is encoded by the exons ATGAGCAAGACCAACAACCATGAACAACTCCACGGCAACATG ccCCTGCCTCAGTCTAAGCTCACTGAGATTATCGACAGTGCCGCTTCATCTGTAGTGGCCACAGAGGGATACAGCCACAACGACACGTCCAAGTGGAACAGCCAGATCATCGCCAAGATCCTCGACGCACTCAAGGATGAGTCCAAGGGATACAAGTTTCTGGTTCACAGCACGCTAGTGGAGGTGACAGATCACAGACCAGGCATCAAGTCTAGCACTGGCGGTTTCTGGAACACAGAAAAGGACGGAGTTTGGAACTACAAGTGGTCCAATGATAAGGTCGATGTGCTGGTTTCTATTGCTTGGATCCACTCTTCCGTATAA
- a CDS encoding uncharacterized protein (Compare to YALI0B12144g, weakly similar to DEHA0E08173g Debaryomyces hansenii IPF 12274.1, similar to Saccharomyces cerevisiae KRE11 (YGR166W); ancestral locus Anc_5.167) encodes MHEHRVHINPDRRVSTHHIIDYMSRENLSNALNTAAATVHVPAHDIDGDDILENLKGCEKRTITFYDENLPIYVMVRSPRATEAPKQTHLDIPTGSPPLLEHSGPQSLEAFKEAVEHLSLEVETHVTGNETKPEPRARSFLLYSGIVKAEDIVFLGEDKEEHFCCVWKSHALLEHPRSRLQQAKIKLTINSTLVPEAEAPKDTSASTSTAKDASQEILKPFGYAVEQNIFETLQDGISIPHSRMVGDDEATKSAKSPPMKNSNPSLPRSGHARGLSIEALQSHDLLNLYAMVEISIIPCINLRLRTTKSAGVDNALIVSLELECNGELETWIHKISVSLPSCDCASFGQVNLPLKFSPGDSFVMAYKLTDSENMTKSGMQHSGKRPISICLDSEAVIEKDAKANPRVTTSWNTQVDFSIASPPGASLLRSNSASISNGSKNMPPSLVSQPYLKGNTSSITVNVPRTNRSLAGMVISFSGTSSVKVGESFKWRVFVVNKSGSVRRMAMYVQPKERYIDTHVLAGDIIPVVNRQALKAAHNAGSLEPTGILALANDIKLGPLSPHECYETDITMVALSVGIFSLEGVKIVDTVTGDSYDCGKLMEVVVSE; translated from the coding sequence ATGCATGAACATCGTGTTCACATTAATCCCGATAGACGTGTGTCAACGCATCACATAATCGACTATATGTCACGCGAAAACCTGTCGAATGCGCTCAACACGGCCGCGGCAACAGTGCACGTGCCCGCACACGACATTGATGGCGACGATATTCTCGAGAACCTGAAAGGCTGTGAGAAACGAACTATCACCTTTTATGATGAAAACCTCCCCATATACGTCATGGTACGGAGCCCAAGGGCAACCGAGGCGCCCAAACAGACCCATCTGGACATACCTACGGGATCGCCACCGCTACTCGAACACTCGGGACCTCAATCGCTAGAAGCATTCAAAGAGGCAGTTGAACATCTGTCTCTGGAAGTAGAGACACATGTGACCGGAAACGAGACGAAACCCGAGCCCAGAGCTCGGTCATTTCTGCTCTATTCGGGAATCGTCAAAGCGGAAGATATTGTGTTTCTGGgcgaggacaaggaggagcattTCTGCTGTGTGTGGAAATCCCATGCATTGCTGGAGCACCCACGAAGCAGACTCCAACAGGCCAAAATCAAACTCACAATCAACAGTACTCTAGTCCCCGAGGCAGAGGCCCCCAAAGATACAAGTGCATCGACCTCGACGGCCAAGGACGCTAGCCAAGAGATTCTCAAGCCATTCGGGTACGCTGTTGAACAAAACATCTTCGAAACGCTTCAAGATGGTATCAGCATTCCTCATTCGAGAATGGTGGGCGATGATGAAGCCACTAAATCGGCAAAATCACCTCCTATGAAAAACTCCAACCCGTCTTTGCCTCGCTCTGGACATGCTAGAGGTCTTTCAATCGAAGCTCTGCAATCTCACGACCTGCTTAACCTCTACGCAATGGTGGAAATCTCAATAATTCCCTGCATCAATCTCCGACTGAGAACCACCAAGTCTGCAGGTGTAGACAACGCTTTGATTGtgtctctggagctggaatGCAATGGTGAGCTTGAAACATGGATCCACAAAATATCCGTGTCTCTGCCATCGTGCGATTGTGCATCTTTCGGTCAGGTCAACCTGCCCCTCAAATTTTCGCCCGGAGATTCGTTCGTCATGGCTTACAAGTTGACAGACTCGGAAAACATGACTAAGAGCGGTATGCAGCACTCTGGCAAGAGACCCATTTCAATCTGTCTAGACTCTGAGGCCGTTATTGAAAAGGACGCCAAGGCTAACCCTCGAGTGACCACTTCATGGAACACCCAAGTTGACTTCAGCATagcttctcctcctggaGCTTCACTGCTCAGAAGTAACTCTGCCAGTATCAGTAACGGAAGCAAGAACATGCCCCCTTCTCTGGTCTCGCAGCCCTATCTCAAGGGAAACACCTCTTCCATAACTGTCAATGTCCCTCGAACGAACCGGTCTCTAGCAGGTATggtcatctccttctctggAACCTCATCAGTCAAGGTTGGAGAATCCTTCAAGTGGCGAGTCTTTGTGGTCAACAAATCGGGTTCTGTGCGACGGATGGCCATGTACGTACAGCCCAAGGAGAGATACATTGACACCCATGTTCTCGCTGGAGACATCATCCCTGTTGTCAATAGACAGGCATTGAAAGCTGCACATAATGCTGGTTCGCTGGAACCTACAGGTATTCTGGCTCTTGCCAACGACATCAAACTGGGCCCTCTATCTCCTCACGAGTGTTATGAGACCGATATAACAATGGTGGCTCTTTCAGTTGGTATATTCTCTTTGGAGGGTGTCAAGATTGTGGACACTGTTACTGGAGACAGTTATGACTGTGGTAAGCTGATGGAGGTTGTTGTTAGCGAGTAA
- a CDS encoding uncharacterized protein (Compare to YALI0B12166g, uniprot|Q8TG23 Yarrowia lipolytica Putative multi- protein binding factor 1, similar to Saccharomyces cerevisiae MBF1 (YOR298C-A); ancestral locus Anc_8.770) — MSDDWESKTVIGSRARVGGGGPRATVAKTQAEINAAMRSGNVLSTDKKYASANSKDGGDGQRLTKIDRSDDIIAPPKVEASVGKAIIKGRSEKGLTQKELAVKINEKPQVVNDYESGRAQPNQQVLSKMERVLGIKLRGKDIGLPLGPKGKK, encoded by the coding sequence ATGTCTGACGATTGGGAATCCAAAACTGTTATTGGCTCTCGAGCCCGAGTTGGCGGAGGAGGTCCTCGAGCCACTGTCGCTAAGACCCAGGCAGAAATCAACGCTGCCATGCGATCCGGTAACGTTCTGTCTACTGACAAGAAGTACGCTTCTgccaactccaaggacgGAGGAGACGGACAGCGATTGACCAAGATTGACCGATCTGACGATATCATTGCCCCTCCTAAGGTTGAGGCTTCTGTTGGTAAGGCCATCATCAAGGGCCGATCCGAAAAGGGTCTGACCCAGAAGGAGCTTGCCGTCAAGATCAACGAGAAGCCCCAGGTGGTCAACGACTACGAGTCTGGACGAGCCCAGCCCAACCAGCAGGTTCTCAGCAAGATGGAGCGAGTCCTTGGTATCAAGCTTCGAGGTAAGGACATTGGTCTTCCTCTTGGCCCCAAGGGAAAGAAATAG